The genomic region CAGTGCAGAAAGACTATCGTTATATTCAAACATGAACACACCCATTCGGTCAGAGCATGCCCCCATGCTAACACATTGAAGACACTGTGAAACAACCTGCAGCGCGATTCCGGCAACCACGCAAAAAGCATTAAAACTGCGTGACAGCCAGAACCCGTCTTGCGTATGTTATTGCTGTGGCAGCATGCGATCAGCCGCTTCAAAATATTTGCGCGCATAAGCAACAAGCTGCGCATCGGTTGGATGATCCACTGTTTCTACGCCGATGATGCTGGCAACAAGCTCATGGTCATGAGCATGAATATGCTTGATCAGGTTAAGTTTTGCACTTGATGGGCCAACGATCAACACCTCTTGGGTGCCGCGCAACGCATCGACTACTTCGTGGTAATAATGCTGATCTTCCGGTGCATGACCTGAACCCACCGCGCCACTCTTGTGATGTAAATGCTTGTGCGGATCGGATGGCTTGACAATCGAACTCTCAACATCATCCGGATTGATGTTGATTACATGGGCTTCAGCGTGATCGATCCAGACAATAGCATGACTATGTGACATAAATTTCCTTTATTAAACGTTAATAATATCTGCTTGTCTTCATTATGAGCCCTGTCACCGGCTATTTCAATGCGAGAATTATTTTACTTATCCGGAATACCCAATAGGTGTATGGCATGCGCCGTTGATATGGTAATTTTAATGCTCTGATTTGGACTGATTTGTTAACACATGCTGCACAGATGCATCAAGGCTAGACATGAATGATTCAACCGCATCAGTGTAGTCGCTTGCAACGCCCAACTGCCGGTTGATCTCCCGATGTGACATATCCTGCTGCAACACCTTAACGCGCACATTCAGCGACTGCGCCCTGCTGGCAAAGCGGATCGCTTGCGAACATGAGTCACTGCGGCGTGTTGAACACACTGCCAATAATGGTGTGGCCATACCGGTTAGCTGATATAAAGGCGACACCAGCTTCCAGTAGGCGGAATCATCACCGAATGCGCTATCGTATAAGCGTTCATGTTTACCCAGCATGATTTCGGCGACATCCAGTGCGGCGCTATCCAGCGCCACTGTCCCCAGCCAAGGTTGTGCACCTGCCTTATAGGCCTGCTCCGGCGCAGCGGAAAGCAGGGCAACGAGATGTGCGCCTGCCGAATGCCCCATCAAGATGAATTTAGCCGGGTCTCCACCCCACTGCTCAGCCTGCGATTGCGCCTGCGCAAGCGCACTGGCGATGTCTGCGGCTTGCTCCAAAATGGCTGTCCTGGGCAATAACCGATAATTAACCGAGATCAAAATAAAGCCCTTGCTTACCCAGCGGTTTACTTTGTTTTCAATCACGGCTCTGGCTGTCTTATCACCAAATCGCCATGCACCGCCATGCACCATGAAAATTACCGGTGTGCCGGTAGCGTGCTGAGGCAGATAGACGTCCATGCGCTGCTTGTCATTTTTGCCATAAGGTACATCGCGTAGCAGTCGCACACCGGTTGGCAGAGACATAGGTTCGGCAGGTTCACCATCTTCCCTGTCTTCGGCTTGCTGCGCGGAACGGTATTCAAGAATCCGACCGAGGAACTGGTCAGCGTAAGACATCTGCCAAACAAGCAACAGCCCGGTGGCGAACATTGCCCAGCAGAATAAATCATGGAGACACACGAATAGCCGCATCATGCTTCCTTTCCAATAACCCATTGTACATAATCCGTACTGGCAAGCTTGTTGACAGCCTCACGCTTGCGCAACACACATTCGCGCTACAAAATTGATTAATCAGAAAATTCGGATTACATTATGCGAGGATGCTGGCACTAATTCAAGCACCTCAGTCGAGACTGACTCAATATTCCCTGACAACTGAGTCATGAGCGATAACGCTATCCGCATAACGAACAAACACCCCAACCACTTCTTATATCTGCTGGCAGTTTACCCAGCAAATGCTGACAATTTGCTAACGTTACTATGCAAGCCATACTACGGCCGGACATAGGCAATTGAACTTACCGAGGGATAAATAAACTAGAATACTCTATCGTAAGATGCAGAAAGCACATCCGCGTTACCTGAAGTTGAGCCAGGCAAGGAAAGCTCACGGAACTTGTCATACTGCACTTTGATGGCGCTGGTGGCGTTCAGGTCATAACGCACGGAAAGCATCAAGCTATCATTCTCCCAATTTGGATCACCATAAGAATTCGCATCCATAAAGCGCGAATAAGTCACCATCGGCGTGTAATCACCGACATGGTAGCCGACCCCCAGCATGCCGGCTTTACTCTTGTAGCCCATATCTTTCCAACGATCAAAGTAGCTCAGTTCGGAACGCACCAGCCAGTTGTCATAATTAGCATTGGCGGAAAGCCCATAAATATGTTGCACCCCACCCTCAACGAGGGGGCCGCTGACGTTACTCTTCATATCGATCTTGGACTGGATATATACCATACGCAGATTGAACCAGTCCCGCGTCAACTCCAGATCAGCCCCCAGAATATTCCGCCAGGTCACATCCACACTCTCTCCCGGATAATCCAAGCCGGCATAGAGGTTGGACGACGAATTTTCTCGCCCATAAAATACACTGGCACGCGAATCCCACTCACCCCAGCGCCCGGTTCGAGCAACGGTGACTGCATTGAAATTATTGACCTCCCAGCCATACAGGTCTTGAGGTGGGCGTACCCACGGGTAGGCAAACCCTACATCCTGAAAATCCGAATAATAATAAATAGGCAAGCGCTTGCGTCCCAACTGCACCACCCAGTCATCAGCAGGCACATAGGACAAATACGCCCATTCCAGCGTTGCCCCACTGCTGCCTTGGGTAGCGCGCGCATCAACCTGCACAACCGCGCTTAATGTATCGCTGAGCTTGGCATTCATGCGCATACCAACACGACTTTCCGGACGCACGCTGAAGCTCTTGTTATATACCCCCATATTCGTCCAGTCGGCTACAAAACAGGGGCAATCGACCCCAGCATAACTCGATGTGCCACCACCACTTAACACC from Sulfuriferula thiophila harbors:
- a CDS encoding translational machinery protein; its protein translation is MSHSHAIVWIDHAEAHVININPDDVESSIVKPSDPHKHLHHKSGAVGSGHAPEDQHYYHEVVDALRGTQEVLIVGPSSAKLNLIKHIHAHDHELVASIIGVETVDHPTDAQLVAYARKYFEAADRMLPQQ
- a CDS encoding alpha/beta hydrolase; the encoded protein is MMRLFVCLHDLFCWAMFATGLLLVWQMSYADQFLGRILEYRSAQQAEDREDGEPAEPMSLPTGVRLLRDVPYGKNDKQRMDVYLPQHATGTPVIFMVHGGAWRFGDKTARAVIENKVNRWVSKGFILISVNYRLLPRTAILEQAADIASALAQAQSQAEQWGGDPAKFILMGHSAGAHLVALLSAAPEQAYKAGAQPWLGTVALDSAALDVAEIMLGKHERLYDSAFGDDSAYWKLVSPLYQLTGMATPLLAVCSTRRSDSCSQAIRFASRAQSLNVRVKVLQQDMSHREINRQLGVASDYTDAVESFMSSLDASVQHVLTNQSKSEH
- a CDS encoding porin, with translation MIRRNFGVIRAIVFLMTVLLSTTGHAETVSFSGFMSLVGGQVLSGGGTSSYAGVDCPCFVADWTNMGVYNKSFSVRPESRVGMRMNAKLSDTLSAVVQVDARATQGSSGATLEWAYLSYVPADDWVVQLGRKRLPIYYYSDFQDVGFAYPWVRPPQDLYGWEVNNFNAVTVARTGRWGEWDSRASVFYGRENSSSNLYAGLDYPGESVDVTWRNILGADLELTRDWFNLRMVYIQSKIDMKSNVSGPLVEGGVQHIYGLSANANYDNWLVRSELSYFDRWKDMGYKSKAGMLGVGYHVGDYTPMVTYSRFMDANSYGDPNWENDSLMLSVRYDLNATSAIKVQYDKFRELSLPGSTSGNADVLSASYDRVF